Within Terriglobia bacterium, the genomic segment CAGCGTCGAAGTGATCAAGCCGCCGATCACGGCTCTTGCCATGGGTGCCCTGATCTCGGAGCCGGCGCCGATCTGGAAGGCGAGCGGCAGCATGCCGAAGATCATCGCCAGCGTCGTCATGACGATGGGGCGCAGGCGCGTGTTGCCCGCTTTCCCCAGCGCTGCGTCCCGCTCTATCCCGCCCCGGCGCAGTTTGTTGGTGTAGTCGATCAGCAGGATCGCATTCTTGGTGACCAGCCCCATGAGCAGAATCAGCCCGATCATCGACATGATGTTCAGAGTGTCGCCCGTCAGCAGCAACATGCCGACCACGCCGATGAGGGACAGAGGAAGCGAGAGCATAATGGCGAGCGGATGCGTGAAGCTCCCGAACTGCGACGCCAGGATCAGGTAGATGAAAACGACGGCCAGAATGAGGGCGTCGTAAATATAACCGAAACTCTCGCGCATGTCCTCCGCTTCGCCGGTGTACAGGACTTCGAATCCCGACGGGAGATTCAGTGCGGAACCGCGCGCCCGAATGTCGTTGACGACATCCCCCATCGGCCGTCCCGCTGTGTTGGCCGAGACGCGCACCTCGCGGATCAGATCATAACGGCGGATCTGGGATGCGCTCGTGCTCCGCTGGAAGCCGGCCACCTGGCCGACCGGGATCAGCATGTCCTTCCCCGCCAAATCTTTTTTGGAGCTGAGGATGTCGACGTCATTGAGCGTCTCGAGCGCGCGCCGCTGCTGCGCCGCCAGGCGCACTCTGACATCGTAAGCATCCCCCTCGGGATCTTCAAACTGGGTCGCCACTTCCCCGTTGAGCAGCGCCCGGAGCGTCACGGCTACCGAGTCGAGATTGATGCCCAGGTCGGAGGCCAGCTTGCGGTCAATGCGGATTTTAACCTCGGGCTTGTCCCGGTCCAGGCTGCGGTCGACGTCGACCGCACCCGGCACGGCGCGGGCCAGATCGGCTACCTGCATCGAGAGTCGATCCAGTCCCGCCAGGTCTGGGCCGCGCACGCTGATCTGGACCGGTTTGGCGTCCCCCATCTCCGTCACCTCTTCCACGCTGGTGGTCGCGAGACCGTAGGAGGCGAATTGCGAGCGCAACAGGCTGCGCAGTTGGTAGTCGGATAGTTGCCGCACGGCTTTTGGCTTGAGCTTGACGTAAATCACTCCTTCGTTCATGGAACCGGAAGCTCCCGCCCCGATCGTCGTAAACGTGTAGGCGATCCCAGGCTGGCGCGCAATCGTGCCGATGATGTCCCCGGCTATGCTCTCGGTCTGCTCCAGGCTCGCCCCGGGCGCTGACTTGAAGCTCACCTGGAATTCCCCCCGGTCAAAATCCGGCATAAATGTGGTTCCCAGGCGCGGGAAAACCGAAAGCGCGGCGACGAACAACAGGAAGGCAATGCCGAGAACCCAGGCGCGATGGCGCAGCGCAAAGCCGATCGTCTTCTCGTACACGCCGTGCAGCCGCTCGAATTGCCGGTCGAACGCCTCCAGCACACGGCTCAGACCGCGGCGGCGCCCCGCGGTGATGGCCGGATCGTACCAGCGCGACGACAGCATCGGGTCCATCGTAAAGGAGACGAATAGCGAGACAAGCACGGCAAACGCCACCGTGATGCCGAATTCATAGAAGAAGCGCCCGACGATTCCCTTCATAAAGGCTATCGGAACGAACACGGCGATAATCGAAAAGGTGGTGGCCATCACGGCCAGCCCGATCTCCGATGTGCCGATGCGCGCCGCCTCATAGTGACCGCGGCCGTGCTGCATGTGCCGGACAATGTTCTCGCGCACGACGATGGCATCGTCGATCAGCAGGCCGACGGCAAGCGAGAGCCCCATGAGGGTCAGGATGTTCAGGCTGAACCCGAAGATCTTCATCACGATGAAGGCGGAAATGATCGACACCGGCAGCGTCAGCCCCGTGATCACCGTGCTGCGCCAGCTGTTGAGGAAAATGAAGACCACAAAGACCGTGAAGATGGCGCCGAGAATCAGAGTGTTGCGCACATCCTCGACGGAGTCGCGAATGAAGGTCGACAGGTCCTTGACCACGGCGATCTGCGCCCGGCCGGAAAACTCCTGGTTCAACCTGGGAAGCGCCGCCTTCACGGCCTCCGCGACGTTGACGGTGTTGCCGCCTGACTGCTTCCTGATCTCCAGCGCCAGCGCTCTCCGGCCGTCAATCAACGCCAGGGTCCGCTGCTCCTCGTAGCCGTCCGCCACGGACGCCACTTCATTCAGGTAGACCGGCACGCCGTGGATCGATTTGACAATCAGGGCCTGAAAGCCGTCCGCGTCGGCAAATTTGCCGTCGACGCGGACGAGCTCTTCCATCCGGCCGTGTTCGATCTTCCCTGCCGGCACTTCGAGGTTTTCTCTCCGCAGCGCGGTTACGACTTCCGGCACGGTGAGGTTGTAGCTCTTCATCCTGGCCGGATCGAGCAGAATCTGGATCTCGCGCCGTTGCCCGCCCACAATGGTAAGTGATCCCACCCCTTCGATGTTCTCGAGGCGCTTGGAGATGACTTTCTCAACCAGCGAAGTGAGCTGCTTCGGGGAGAGCTGCTCCGAGGTGACCGAGAGCGAGAGAATGGGAAGATCCGCAGGATCCAGGCGCTCGATCACGGGCTCTTCCACGCCGGTCGGGAAATCCCGGCGCAGGGCGCTCACCTTGCTGCGCACGTCCTGTGCGGCGGAATAGATGTTCGTGCCGAGCTGGAATTCGGCCACGACGCTCGAAAAGCCTTCCGAGGTAACCGATGAGATATGACGCACCCCCTGGATCGGGTTGATCGCCTCTTCGATGCGCTTCGTGACCTCCGTCTCCACTGTTTCGGGCGAGACCCCGGGATAGAGAGTGCGAACACTGACTACCGGAAGATCCACATTCGGGAACAGGTCCGTGGACAATTCCTTGTAGGAAAAGATGCCGAGCACTACCAGACCCACCATAAGCATGGTGGCAAAAACCGGCTGTTTTATAGAAAGATCCGAAAGCAGCATAGTTCATTGCTCCCCGGCAGAGCGGTCCGGGATGGCGCGCACCGGCACGCCATCCTTCAACGAGGGCCCTATGTCGACAATAACCTGATCGCCCTCCGCCAGCCCCCGCTGAATCCATAGCTGGTCCTGGCGGACCCCGCCCACCTGAACCTCGCGCTGGAGCGCGCGGCCGCCCGAGACCACATACACTCTCCCCGAAGACGACTGCTCCTGCCCGACGACCAGGGCCGATCGCGGGATCACGATGGCCTTGCTCTCGATGCGTACCTCGATTTCGCCGCGGGCAAACATGCCGCTGCGCAGCTCGCCCCCGGGATTCGCGATCTTCACAATGACCTTGACGGAGCGGTTGTCGGACTCGACCATGGGGTTGACCGCCGAGACATTCCCTCCGAACCGGCGCTCGCCCCAGGTCGGCGTTGTGAATGCGGCCCGCTGCCCCAGCCTGACGCCGGACAGCTGGTAGGAGGGCACGAGACACTCCAGTTCCAGACGGGCATTGTCGACCAGGCTGTAGACGGATGCTCCCGGCGCCAGCAACGATCCTCTGTCGAGGTACCTGCGGCGCACCTGGCCGTCGGCCGGCGCGACGATCCGGCAGTCCTTGAGGGCCTTGTCGGCAATGTTCACGGCCGAGCGCGCCTGGTCGATCTGCGCCTGGGCCAGACGCGCCTGGGACTCGGCTTCTTTCACCCCGGTAACCGCCGCCTGGTGGTCTTTCTCGGTGATGCCTCCGGTGCGCAGCAGGTTGTCTGCCCGCTCCTTCTCGCGCCGCGCATGATCCAGTGTGACCTGAATCCGGTCCAGCCCAGCCTGTGCCACCGCCAGCGTCGCCGCGGCTTGATCATAGGCCAGGCGGTAGTTGACGGGATCAATTTCGGCCAGCAACTGGTCCTTGTGCACCGCGTCGCCCTCCTCAAAATAGGTGGCCGTCAGCCTGCCTCCGACCTCGGACTTGATTTCCACGTTCGACTGCGAGCGCAGGCTCCCCGAAATCGGGATCGTAACCGGCCAATCCACTACGGAAACGGGTGCAACCTTGACTGCCAGCTCGGCGGCGGGCGCGGGGCCGGGAATGCCTGTGCTCACCGCAGTCCCGTTGCTGCTGCACCGCCACTGTGCGGCGGCCGTCAAGGTCAGGAACAAGATGATCCCTGCACATTTCTTCATCACTGTTTTACCTCCCCGTCGAGGATGGGCATTCCGGCCGCCAGCCTGAGCCGGCCTTTGGCGATCTGGTACTGATAGGTCGCATTGATCTCGGCATTGCGCGCGATGGTGAGCGCCGTCTGCGAATCCATGACATCCAGGGTGGTCGCCGCGCCATATTGATAGTTCGCCTGCATCATCTCGAGCACCTTCTCGGCCTGAGAGACGTTCAGGCGCGCCGCCGCGATTGCCTCCGCGGACGACTGCAGATCGTCCGTGGCCGCCTTGATCTCCAGCCTGACGTTGTTTTCGAGCTGCGCCAGGTTGTGTTCCGCTGCACGCTGCCTCGAATCGGCCTGCACCACCTGGCCGGCCTTGCGCCCCCCATCGTAAAATGGAAGCCGGAAGTTCAAGGTGACGTTCCACCGGTTGAAGTCCTGGTTGAACAGGTTTTTGGGATTGCGAATGTTGTATCCATAGCGTCCTTCCAGATCCACCTTCAGCTTGTTCTCACTTCGGGCGAGCGCTCCCAGCAGCCTGGCCTCCTGGAGGAGTCGCTTCGCAACCAGAACTTCAGGCCGGACCTCGAGTGCCTGCCCCTGGAGTTCGGTTGCCGGCGGCACAGTCCAGGGAAGATAATCGAGCTTCCCCTCGATCGCGGTTGGGGCATCGAGGTCGGCGACGATCAGATTGTTGAGCGCGGCACGTGCGAGCCGGAGCGTATTCTCCGCGCGGATGCGCTCCGGTTCCGTGTTGGCGAGGTTGACCTGGGACCGCAAAACGTCGGTCTCCGTGGCGACACCGAGCGCAAAACGGCTGCGCGCCTGCTCCAGGTGTTTCTCCCGCTGGCGGTAGGTCTCGCGCACCACTTCCAGGTTGGCCTGCGCCAGCAGCAGATCGTGAAACGCCTGGAAAACCTTGAACGCCACGCGCTGGCGCACGGCTTCGAGCGCGGCCTCTTTCTCCCGCTGCCCCTCAAGAGCCAGCTTGATAGCCGTCCCCACTTTCCCCGCGTTGTAGAGCGGCTGTGTTACGGTCAGTCCGACGTCGAACAGGTTGGCACCCCGCGGCACGAGCGCGGAGCGGAATTCATCGGGGAGTTTGTCGAAGCTGGCGCTGTTGAGGATGCTGGGATCGCGCAGGCGCAATCCAAATCCCTGCATGGTCACCTGAGGGTAGGCATCGGCACGTACCTCGGTTATTTTCCCCTTCAGCTCCTCCAGCTGTTCGCGCGCGATCAGAACTTCCGGATTGCGCTCCAGAGCGAGCCGGACGGCATCGGACAGGGTAAGAGTCGCGGGCACAGACTGCCCGAGTGCGACCGAGGCGCCAGGGACAGCTAACACGGCCGCGATGAGAAAATGCAAAACGGATTTCATATCCTCAGTCCTTTTTACTATACCGATCGGTCTAAGTCGTGCCGCACCGTGCAGCCCCGAAGCAGCACATCGACATACTTCTCGGCCCGCCGGCGCGTGAGCGTGGCGCGGCCGGTGAAAAGATGCTCGAGCGTCGCTATCAGCTGCATCCCTATCAGTGCCGTAGCCAGGTCGCGCGTGTTCCCCTTCAGGATGCCCGAGTCAATACCCTCCTGCAGAACCCGGGCAATGACATCCCGCTCCTTTTCCATTTCCTTGACGATATCAAAGAGCGGATGCTGATCCCCGGGTGAAAAAACCATGCGCAGGAGAAACATGGTCCGCACAGGATCGTCCCGGGTCGATCGGAAGTCGGTCTGAACCATGCGCACCAACCGTTCGCGCAGGGTGCCGCGGGTCTGCGCCGCGCTCAGCAGCAGCTTCTGGTAGTTGCCGAAGGAGTCGATCATCAGTTCTCGGTAGAGATGTTCCTTGCCGCGGAAGTGGTAATACAATACCGGCTTGGTCACCCCGGCCTCCCGGCAGATCTCGCGCGTCGAGGCTCCGGCATATCCCTTCCGGGCAAAGATTTCGATCGCCGCCTTCAGCACCGCCTCGCGCCCTCCGCGCATGACCCGCTCCGTTTTTGGATGAGATCACTTTACCGATTGGTCAAGAAAAGTCAAGGGGGGAAATCCATGCGGGCGAAGGCCGTGGATTTTGAATTGAAAAACTCCAGAACGGAAACTCAGGCGTCGACTTACCGCCACCCATCGTCGACCATCAATCCAAAATCCAAAATCCAAAATCAAAAATCCAAAAATCAAACTCCTATTTGCGGATGACCGTGGGAGGATGCGGCGGGCGCACGGGAGCGGGCGGCTGCTCGACCAGGATCTTCCCCGTCAGGATAAAATCGAGGGTATCGGTAAGCTGCTGCTCGCTGTCGGCGGCCAGAACCAGTCCTCCCGCATCTTTGACCGGCTCGAAAAGCTCGGCCCCGATGTCGAATGCGATGAAGTAAATCGCCGCGCGGGCCGTGTCGGGTTCCTGCGTGATGACTCTGGTCACATCTCCCGGCAGGTAGCCCATGTTGCTTTCACCGTCGGTTATGACCAGGATGTGGCGATGCGAGAGACCCGTGGCTTCAAGGTCACGTGCCGCGGCGATCATAGCGTCTCCAATGGGCGTGCTGCCCTCCGGCACGATACTTTTGATGCCGCTCTGGGCGGCTGCGACATCGGGCGGGCCGAGCTTTACGATCTGCCGGCAGGAAGCCTGGCCTCTGCGGAAGCTGAACTCGTAGATGCCCACCAGGAGTTTTTTGTCGGCATGCTTTTGCGCAAAAGTGCTGAACTGCTGGAGAAGATTGAGCAGGGCTTTCTGCGCCACCTGGATCTTGGGATGCGGCTTTTTATCTGAGCCCGTCACGGGATCCTGCATACTTCCCGAGGTATCGATAAGGATCGCCGCTGCGATGCCATCCTGAGGCGGCGCCTCGGCCGCAGGCTTCAGCAGCTTCCTGATCGCTTCGGGATTGTTGGGTTTGTTAAAAACCGGCGTCTTGGAGGTCGACGGCGATGAACCACAACCTCCGGTCAATAAGACAAGAGCAAAAATCGCCGCTGATGCGACACCGCTGAAATACCTCATGCCCGCTCCTCCATGGTGCAAATTTCGCTTGGGCGCCGGCAGTCCGACGGTGCCCTCGATATTCTCCCTGGAGTGCGGCGGCTTGCCGCCGCCTTCATTCTATCCTCATTTACGACCCGCACAGCCTGATAGCCAAGGCGCAGGCGAGCTTGCGCACCCCCAGCATGCCTCACTTCTGTTCGGGCGGGAAAACGCTGATTTCAACCCTGCGGTTGAGAGCCTGATTGTTGGGATCGTTGGGATCGGCGGGGACGTCCCAGCCTTTCCCCACCACGGTGAACTTGTTCGGATCAAACTTGAATTTGTCGATCAGCGCCCGCTTGATCGCTTCGGCCCGGTCCTGGCTGAGCTGGCGCACCATATCGATAGAAGCGTGACCCCTCAGGCTTGAATCGCAGTGACCCTCAACGACAATGACAGCGCGCGCAAACTGGCCGGCCAGCCGCGCCACACGTTCGAGCGTGGCGTCGACATTCGGATCGTACAATTTCCCGGCGATCGGATTGAGAAGGTCGTCGTGGGCCGGCTCATAGGGATTGGCCGAATTGGGATAGAAGTTGATCCGGATGGTCTGCGTCAGGATCGGCGCCTCGGCCGATGCTTTTCTGAAGCTTGAAGGGGTGAAAGAGGCGATGCTTTCATCTTTCTGGTTGGTGAAAAGTCCCTTCTTCTGGAGCCCCTGAATAAACGAAAAGTCCATGACCTGGTCGAATTGTACCGGGGCATCGATGCGGCCCAGTTCGCGATAGACGTAGCTGGCACCCTTCCAGGTGCGCTCGAAGTTGGTAGGGTTGGACGAGTTGAGGAAGAACTGCTGGTTTTCCGCGAAATTCGTCGAGTGGAAATCGTTGCGCATGCCCATGACGTCTTCCGGCTTCATGGCAAAGGCATCGGCCATCCACTTGCACGCCTGCTCAGGCTTGTCTTTGATGATATCCATCCCTTCAAAGATGCCGGAGACCAGCCCCTCGACGACCTCAGGGTGGTCGCGCACGAAATCGGCCCGGACGGCGTAGACATCGGCGATCAGCTTGTTGGCGTCCTTGGTGCTCGACAGGATGCGCGTCCCGGCGACCTTGTCCGGGATGTTGTAGATGTCCGGCGCCCACGAGACACAGCCATTGACTTTCTTGTCGGCGACGAAGGCGGCTGCGGCTTCGAAGGCCGTGGCCGTGTATTTCAGAGTGACGTCCTTAGGGCTCAATCCCGCCGACAGCAGCAGGGACATCAGGTAGTATTCGCTCGGCGAGTTCTGGGCCAGGGTTATGGCCTTGCCGCGCAGATCCGATACCGACTTGATGGCGCTGCGCACGACGATGCCGTCGCCGCCGTTCGACCAGTCGATCTGCTGCATGACACGCGGAGCCGTGCGGGAATCTTTGATCAGCTCGGGCGCCATCAGGACGATCATGTCGACCGTTCCCCAAAGGGTGTGCACCTTGCCCGCGGCGAAGGCATCACGCGCGGCAACCGGATCGTCCATCAGGTCCATCTGGACACGGAATCCGTACTTCTTGGCGAAAATGCTGTCGGGATTCGGCTTTGTACCCCCGTTGGCAGCGATGACGGGGAGCCAGCCGGCCCAGACGTTATAGGTGAAATGCAGGATCTTCTCGTTCGGATCCCACTGGTATTGGCTGACACCCTTGACCGGAGGCAGCCGGTCCGAAGGTACATACTTATATTCCTTTACCGTGGTTACGCCGGTCGTATCCGGAGCTTCGGTTTCGGGAGCTTGCGAGAACAGGCCGCCGCCCGGCTTGCCGCCGACGCCGCCGCGCATGACAATCCAGGCACCGGCGCCGATCACGCCGAGAATGAGGAGAATGGAGATAATCTTACCCAAAGGGGTCAAACGGGCACCTTGCTCAGCCATACGTCTTCTCCTTTTTTGTCTGCCGCTCAAACCGCAGATGAACGCAGATAAACGCCGATTGAACCTGCGTTTATCTGCGGCTCAGTGTTGAGACAATTACGTACCGGAGGGTCCGGTGCTCTGCGCCGGCCCGATTTCCTTGGCGGCAGCCGGAGCCTCGGCGGACGCTGGCGCCTGGATCCCCTGGCTGGCCAGAAATTCTGCGAGCGCCGCCTGCTCCAGCGCCTTGCGCTCGCCTTCTTTTTCCTGGATTTTTTCCATGTCCACAAGGTCTTTGGCCACGCGCGCCTTGCCTGCCGACACCTCATATCGTTTCGCCAGAATCTCTTCGACGCTCTTCATCGTGTCGCCCAGGTCCCCGACCTTGAAGGCGGTGCTCCCCAGGGCTGCCGCAGCCTCGGCCTGCGCCTCCTTGATCTTTACCTGGGAAAGCTGCTTTTCCAGGCCGCGCACTTTATCTTCGAAATCCTTCTGGACGATTCTTGCCTGGCGCAGATTTCCCTGGTAGGCCTCCTCGGTCTCCGCCAGCTCATGGGTATCCGTCGTCAAGTCGGCCTTCAACTCCTGCAGTTCCCGCGCCAGGCTCCCCGCCAGTTCCATGTTCCCCGCATGGTGATTGGCCAGAATACGGCGTTCGAGATCCTGCGCGCGCACCGTCTTGCCCTTGATCTGGCTTTTCAGCCGTTCTGCCACTCCTGCCATGCGGGCCAGCGCGAGGTTGTACTGTGTCATCCGCTCGCGAAACTCCTGGCGCGCGGCTTCCATCAGCGCCTCCGGATTGCGCGCCTCGATGCCGCTGATGAACAGCCCAAAGAAGCCCCTAAACAGCCTACCGATTCGTGCAAAAATGGCCATCTTGCTCTCCCTTCGCGAGTCAGAGACATCCGTCGAGAAAAATGTACGCCGGCGTTCGGGTGTCAGTTGACAATTCTAATGCATAAACGAGCCAAATGACGAACTACGAATGAGGAATTCCAGATCTCGGAATCACCTTGAGACTTCGAGTCCTGAAGGCGGAGTCCTCAGAGGCCGCCTCAAGCACTCCAAGGCTCGAAGACACAAAGCACGGCCGCGCAAACGGCTCGGCCTGACTTGCACTCGTCATTCGTCACCCGTCATTTCATCCGTCGTGATCACCGGGCGATCGGTCAGGTAGCCGATGGTTGCGGCCAGATCGTGTTCGTAGGCGCGCTTGCGCCGGCGCCACTCGCGCAGTTTTTCCTGATCGAGTTGCAGGCGCTCGGCAAGCCGCGCGCGTTCGCTCTGCAGCGCCTGGATCCTGGCGTCGAGTTCGGCAGTCTGGTGTTCCGCGAGTGCCATGTGATCCTCTACCTTCCTGCGCACGAAAACCTCGAACGCGTCCAACGCCTGGTCTTGCGCCATGGCCTCCTTGACCAGATCCTCCGCCTGGATGTGCTCGGAACTGAGCAGGCTCAGCAGCGCACGCTGAGCCGCCGCCCGGTCCTGGCTCCGATAGGGCTCCGTGTTCAGAAGAGATTTGAGCCGCGCCACATTCCAGCCGTGCGCGGGAGCGGTTACGCCTGCCGCCTCAAAGATCCTTTCGTACGGCACCGTAAGTTCCGCGGGCAACTCTGCGAGGGTACGCACTTCCTCGGATCGGATCTCCGACTTAAGCTCGGCAAGGGTCACGGTCCGGGTCACCACCTTTTCGGGCGCACCGGTCTTGGTCGTTGACGGCGCTTCCAGTATGCCGAGACGGCCCCCCATGGTCTGCAAGAGATCAAGAAAACTCATCTCCTAAATGAACCTCCGCAGCTCATCGATCCGCGTTTCCAGTTCCTCGGGCGTCAGGTGGCGGAAGCGCTCGGGCAGGAAACGCGCATCGGTGCATTCCTTGACCGCAACCAGATCCATGTATTCGAGCTTGCGCGTATGGGCGCTCGGCCGCACCTCTCCCAGGATTTGTCCGAGAATCTCCTTCAGCGGTTTTCCGGGTTCCGGAGCGAGAGCATGCACGCGCAGCGCGCGCACGAATACGCCCTCGATTTCATTGCCGCCCAGCGCCAGGCCCTCGGGCAGCACCGGCAGGTCGGAGTCCGCGACCGGCACTTTCAGTTTGCGCGCTACCGACAGCAACAGGTCGCGCATCTCGGCGGGGGTTTGAGGGGGGAACAACGGGATGTGCACATCGAGCCGGCCCTGGCGTTTCAGGTCCACCTCCAGCAGGTCCGGGCGGGAAGTGGCAAAAACCCAGATGATGCGGCCGCGGTTGCGCGTGTCGGACATCTCCTTGGCCAGCATGGCATAGACGCGCCCCGACAGACCGCCGTCGGAATCGCCCCCTTCCCGTTTCCCCGCGGCCTGATCCGCTTCATCCACGAAAACCACGACTTGTCCGAGCGCGTGCAGAACCGAGAAAATTTTCTCGAGATTGGATTCGGTCGCCCCGACCCAGCGGTCGCGGAAATTCTTGAATACCACGCAGGGAATCCCGAGTTCACCTGCCCAGCACTGGATCAGGAAGGTCTTGCCCGTGCCTATCCTTCCGGTGATCAGATAGCCCATCGGCAGCGCATTCAAAACGCCGCGCCGCAGCAATTGCGTGTCCTCGCGCAGCCACGCCTTGACAGCATCGAGGCCCGCCAGATTGTCCAGGGTGAAAGGCGACTCGAGAAACTCGAGCAATCCCTGGCACTCGCGCTCGATCATGTCCTTTTTGGTCAAGGTCAGCCACTGCGATGTGATCGGCCGGTCGTTCTTGATCGCCAGAGACAGG encodes:
- a CDS encoding efflux RND transporter permease subunit gives rise to the protein MLLSDLSIKQPVFATMLMVGLVVLGIFSYKELSTDLFPNVDLPVVSVRTLYPGVSPETVETEVTKRIEEAINPIQGVRHISSVTSEGFSSVVAEFQLGTNIYSAAQDVRSKVSALRRDFPTGVEEPVIERLDPADLPILSLSVTSEQLSPKQLTSLVEKVISKRLENIEGVGSLTIVGGQRREIQILLDPARMKSYNLTVPEVVTALRRENLEVPAGKIEHGRMEELVRVDGKFADADGFQALIVKSIHGVPVYLNEVASVADGYEEQRTLALIDGRRALALEIRKQSGGNTVNVAEAVKAALPRLNQEFSGRAQIAVVKDLSTFIRDSVEDVRNTLILGAIFTVFVVFIFLNSWRSTVITGLTLPVSIISAFIVMKIFGFSLNILTLMGLSLAVGLLIDDAIVVRENIVRHMQHGRGHYEAARIGTSEIGLAVMATTFSIIAVFVPIAFMKGIVGRFFYEFGITVAFAVLVSLFVSFTMDPMLSSRWYDPAITAGRRRGLSRVLEAFDRQFERLHGVYEKTIGFALRHRAWVLGIAFLLFVAALSVFPRLGTTFMPDFDRGEFQVSFKSAPGASLEQTESIAGDIIGTIARQPGIAYTFTTIGAGASGSMNEGVIYVKLKPKAVRQLSDYQLRSLLRSQFASYGLATTSVEEVTEMGDAKPVQISVRGPDLAGLDRLSMQVADLARAVPGAVDVDRSLDRDKPEVKIRIDRKLASDLGINLDSVAVTLRALLNGEVATQFEDPEGDAYDVRVRLAAQQRRALETLNDVDILSSKKDLAGKDMLIPVGQVAGFQRSTSASQIRRYDLIREVRVSANTAGRPMGDVVNDIRARGSALNLPSGFEVLYTGEAEDMRESFGYIYDALILAVVFIYLILASQFGSFTHPLAIMLSLPLSLIGVVGMLLLTGDTLNIMSMIGLILLMGLVTKNAILLIDYTNKLRRGGIERDAALGKAGNTRLRPIVMTTLAMIFGMLPLAFQIGAGSEIRAPMARAVIGGLITSTLLTLLAVPVVYSLLDDLMRKVFPARKPLEAKANQGAPV
- a CDS encoding efflux RND transporter periplasmic adaptor subunit yields the protein MKKCAGIILFLTLTAAAQWRCSSNGTAVSTGIPGPAPAAELAVKVAPVSVVDWPVTIPISGSLRSQSNVEIKSEVGGRLTATYFEEGDAVHKDQLLAEIDPVNYRLAYDQAAATLAVAQAGLDRIQVTLDHARREKERADNLLRTGGITEKDHQAAVTGVKEAESQARLAQAQIDQARSAVNIADKALKDCRIVAPADGQVRRRYLDRGSLLAPGASVYSLVDNARLELECLVPSYQLSGVRLGQRAAFTTPTWGERRFGGNVSAVNPMVESDNRSVKVIVKIANPGGELRSGMFARGEIEVRIESKAIVIPRSALVVGQEQSSSGRVYVVSGGRALQREVQVGGVRQDQLWIQRGLAEGDQVIVDIGPSLKDGVPVRAIPDRSAGEQ
- a CDS encoding TolC family protein; translation: MKSVLHFLIAAVLAVPGASVALGQSVPATLTLSDAVRLALERNPEVLIAREQLEELKGKITEVRADAYPQVTMQGFGLRLRDPSILNSASFDKLPDEFRSALVPRGANLFDVGLTVTQPLYNAGKVGTAIKLALEGQREKEAALEAVRQRVAFKVFQAFHDLLLAQANLEVVRETYRQREKHLEQARSRFALGVATETDVLRSQVNLANTEPERIRAENTLRLARAALNNLIVADLDAPTAIEGKLDYLPWTVPPATELQGQALEVRPEVLVAKRLLQEARLLGALARSENKLKVDLEGRYGYNIRNPKNLFNQDFNRWNVTLNFRLPFYDGGRKAGQVVQADSRQRAAEHNLAQLENNVRLEIKAATDDLQSSAEAIAAARLNVSQAEKVLEMMQANYQYGAATTLDVMDSQTALTIARNAEINATYQYQIAKGRLRLAAGMPILDGEVKQ
- a CDS encoding TetR/AcrR family transcriptional regulator → MRGGREAVLKAAIEIFARKGYAGASTREICREAGVTKPVLYYHFRGKEHLYRELMIDSFGNYQKLLLSAAQTRGTLRERLVRMVQTDFRSTRDDPVRTMFLLRMVFSPGDQHPLFDIVKEMEKERDVIARVLQEGIDSGILKGNTRDLATALIGMQLIATLEHLFTGRATLTRRRAEKYVDVLLRGCTVRHDLDRSV
- a CDS encoding VWA domain-containing protein, coding for MRYFSGVASAAIFALVLLTGGCGSSPSTSKTPVFNKPNNPEAIRKLLKPAAEAPPQDGIAAAILIDTSGSMQDPVTGSDKKPHPKIQVAQKALLNLLQQFSTFAQKHADKKLLVGIYEFSFRRGQASCRQIVKLGPPDVAAAQSGIKSIVPEGSTPIGDAMIAAARDLEATGLSHRHILVITDGESNMGYLPGDVTRVITQEPDTARAAIYFIAFDIGAELFEPVKDAGGLVLAADSEQQLTDTLDFILTGKILVEQPPAPVRPPHPPTVIRK
- a CDS encoding OmpA family protein, whose amino-acid sequence is MAEQGARLTPLGKIISILLILGVIGAGAWIVMRGGVGGKPGGGLFSQAPETEAPDTTGVTTVKEYKYVPSDRLPPVKGVSQYQWDPNEKILHFTYNVWAGWLPVIAANGGTKPNPDSIFAKKYGFRVQMDLMDDPVAARDAFAAGKVHTLWGTVDMIVLMAPELIKDSRTAPRVMQQIDWSNGGDGIVVRSAIKSVSDLRGKAITLAQNSPSEYYLMSLLLSAGLSPKDVTLKYTATAFEAAAAFVADKKVNGCVSWAPDIYNIPDKVAGTRILSSTKDANKLIADVYAVRADFVRDHPEVVEGLVSGIFEGMDIIKDKPEQACKWMADAFAMKPEDVMGMRNDFHSTNFAENQQFFLNSSNPTNFERTWKGASYVYRELGRIDAPVQFDQVMDFSFIQGLQKKGLFTNQKDESIASFTPSSFRKASAEAPILTQTIRINFYPNSANPYEPAHDDLLNPIAGKLYDPNVDATLERVARLAGQFARAVIVVEGHCDSSLRGHASIDMVRQLSQDRAEAIKRALIDKFKFDPNKFTVVGKGWDVPADPNDPNNQALNRRVEISVFPPEQK
- a CDS encoding PspA/IM30 family protein, whose product is MAIFARIGRLFRGFFGLFISGIEARNPEALMEAARQEFRERMTQYNLALARMAGVAERLKSQIKGKTVRAQDLERRILANHHAGNMELAGSLARELQELKADLTTDTHELAETEEAYQGNLRQARIVQKDFEDKVRGLEKQLSQVKIKEAQAEAAAALGSTAFKVGDLGDTMKSVEEILAKRYEVSAGKARVAKDLVDMEKIQEKEGERKALEQAALAEFLASQGIQAPASAEAPAAAKEIGPAQSTGPSGT
- a CDS encoding DUF4164 domain-containing protein; translation: MSFLDLLQTMGGRLGILEAPSTTKTGAPEKVVTRTVTLAELKSEIRSEEVRTLAELPAELTVPYERIFEAAGVTAPAHGWNVARLKSLLNTEPYRSQDRAAAQRALLSLLSSEHIQAEDLVKEAMAQDQALDAFEVFVRRKVEDHMALAEHQTAELDARIQALQSERARLAERLQLDQEKLREWRRRKRAYEHDLAATIGYLTDRPVITTDEMTGDE